Proteins encoded within one genomic window of Clupea harengus chromosome 10, Ch_v2.0.2, whole genome shotgun sequence:
- the LOC105910841 gene encoding leucine-rich repeat-containing protein 52-like, translated as MRLLPDPSAQSLRLIFLLIFVMGVAPSPALTAGCPDRCVCDDQLVVQCAGQELTLFPTDLPLATRQLIISNNKIRDLPALQLNYLSDLVYLDCSNNSLTEITESTFGNLRKLAYLDLSFNTLTQIEDRTFGPLASLVMLRMTDNPALSEIHPDAFSENLALQVLDVSRNNLTVLNISSLIALPALRSLGLSGNPWRCDCDTEDLCLWIQIEGFKFQDEGQTVCQGPPERVGQRLAEVGMQLRADCHQGLGYWDYLFFIAIGFVIFSAGTVSAWVMGVLMVLYERYSKRKSEELDSEDEDEDRGRGGAGGGGGGLGSNHGNGDLSKPGMQV; from the exons ATGCGTCTTCTGCCCGACCCCAGCGCGCAGTCATTGCGGCTGATATTCCTACTGATATTCGTTATGGGGGTAGCACCGTCCCCAGCCCTGACCGCTGGTTGCCCTGACCGCTGCGTGTGCGACGACCAGCTAGTGGTCCAGTGCGCTGGGCAGGAGCTAACGCTGTTCCCCACAGATCTCCCTCTCGCCACCCGGCAACTTATCATCTCCAACAACAAAATTAGGGACCTCCCGGCTCTGCAGCTCAACTACCTGTCTGACCTGGTGTACCTGGACTGCAGCAACAACTCCCTCACCGAGATAACGGAATCTACCTTTGGCAACCTGCGCAAACTTGCCTATCTGGACCTGTCCTTCAACACTTTGACTCAGATCGAGGACCGGACGTTCGGGCCGTTGGCCAGTCTCGTTATGCTTAGAATGACAGACAACCCAGCACTCTCCGAGATTCATCCGGATGCTTTCTCTGAAAACTTGGCGTTGCAAGTGCTGGACGTCAGCCGCAACAACCTGACTGTGCTGAACATTAGTTCGCTCATCGCATTGCCTGCCCTCCGCTCCCTTGGCCTGAGTGGGAACCCCTGGCGCTGCGACTGCGACACAGAGGACCTCTGTCTCTGGATCCAGATAGAGGGATTCAAGTTCCAAG atgaggGGCAGACGGTGTGCCAGGGCCCCCCAGAAAGGGTCGGGCAGCGTCTGGCCGAGGTGGGCATGCAGCTGCGGGCAGACTGCCACCAGGGCCTGGGCTACTGGGACTACCTGTTCTTCATCGCCATCGGCTTCGTCATCTTCTCGGCGGGCACGGTGTCGGCATGGGTGATGGGCGTGCTCATGGTGCTCTACGAGCGGTACAGCAAGCGCAAGAGCGAGGAGCTGGACagcgaggacgaggacgaggacagGGGACGAGGTGGAGccggaggaggcggaggaggccTAGGCAGTAACCACGGCAACGGCGACCTCAGCAAGCCCGGCATGCAGGTGTGA